The DNA region ATCACAGAAATATGCACACCTGTTTCGCTTGACCTGGGTGTCCTGGTATCAGGCACGCATTGGTTCTTTGCAGGTTTGCCAATTTTTGATGGCTATCCATGTAATATCAATTACTGGCTTGAATTTGAGACGATTGAGGTTGAATGCCCTCCTCCTACAAATCTTGTCGCCACTACCCTATCTACCACAAGCGCTGAACTTACCTGGACAGCAGGCGGTACTGAAGCTGAATGGGAAGTAGCAGTTGTTAATGCTAATGATCCGGAACCTACAAGCGGCACCGTTGTGAGTTCACCTAGCTATACTACCACAAGCCTCACCCTTGGTTCTAGCTACGATGCCTATGTACGTGCAATCTGCGTTACTCGGGCACTGAGTTTCTGGACAAAAATAACCTTTGCTGTTAATTATTGTCCGGCAGGGCCGACTTCTGCTGACGATTCGGATTTATTCAGGGTACAGATTACCGGACCAGATGTAAACTTTGACCACAACGTTGGTTGCACCGGAATTCTCGGAGCACAGGATTTTACCGGCCTTGGTGCAATACAGTTGCAACAGGGGGTTGAGTACACAATGACACTCACTATGGGGCAGTGCGGAACAGGGGCTTATACAAATGTTGGTAAAGCCTGGGCAGACTGGGATCAGGATGTTGCTCTCGTCGAGCCAGATGAACGCTTAGGTGTAGTGCAGGGAGCTACTTCACCAACCGGCGTTGCATATAATTTCAACTTCACTGTTCCGCTTGACGCTGAGCTTGGTATGACTGGTCTGCGTGTGATGCAGCGTGAAACATCGGATCCGCTAACGGTTACTCCTTGCGCAGTTTATAGCTGGGGGTCTGTTCATGATTACCTGATTGAAGTACTTCCACCACCCGCTTCACCAGTATTTAGCATTCTACCTACTGATTGGGATTTTGGAGACATCGAAGTTGGCCAACAATCAGCACCCAAAGTTTTCACCATCAGCAATGAAGGGCCGGGCGTTTTAACAGTTTCTGCTCCTACATTGGACAATAATGTTGATTTTACACTTGATTACGAAGCCACCGATTATCCTGCTGAACTGGAAGGCACTGAAACAGTTACTTTCAATGTGGTATTTCATCCTCAATCAACAGGTCCTGCTACCGGAGAGGTAAGTATAAGCTATGATGATACTGAGGCAATAGCTACAGTACCACTCAGTGGTGAAGGTGTTGTAAGGCCTGCTGGTTCTACTTGTGGCAATCCTTACCCTGTTTCTCTTCCACTCGTAGCTTATGCTGATAATACTGAGGCTTACGGCAATGATTATCTGGGTAGTTGGGTGACACCTGCAACGGACTACCTTAACGGATATGATTTTGTTGCGCAGTTTACTCTTACTGAGGCCGGGTACCTGAGTGGAAGTGTTGTTGGAAGCTGGACTGGTGTGATCATTGTTCAGGATTGCCCTGACGCTATTACACCTGCCACCCGCTTGGCGCTTGGAAGCGGTTCTAATGGCGGGTCATTTACAAATGTCATACTGAGCGCCGGCAGCTATTTTGCCATTGTTTCAACATGGCCTACTCCAAATTTCACGGCTTTCACATTAAATTTATCCTTTGAGCCGCTTCCAACTTGTCCTGCACCCACCTCTCCCTTAGCCACAGCTATCACAGAAGGAAGCGCACAATTGGGATGGACTGAAAATGGTTCGGCAACTATGTGGGATATTGAGTACGGAGTTTCTCCTTATACCTTTACAGGAACGCCAACAATCAGCGGTGTAACCAACCCTTACACTTTAAGCGGACTTGATCCGGTGACAACTTACCAGTTCAAGGTACGCTCAGATTGTGGGGAAGAGCAAAGCGATTGGTCGGCTACACAAACTTTCACAACTCTCTGCGAAGTTTACAGCCTACCACTGTTAGAGACTTTTGATGGTGCAACATTCCCTCCCCAGTGCTGGAGCAAATATTCCGGATTACTGGCTGATCCTGCAACACTAACGACTTCCACTTTAGGTTGGATAAGTGATGATTGGCTCAATATTGCATCTAACCCGGATAAAGCGGCAAAAATTAATATCTATGGCGCTGACAGGTATTTCTGGCTGCTTAGCCCATTGCTTGATCTTGGCGACGGAAGTAGCACATACGAATTATCTTTTGATCTTGCCTTGATGACATGGAATACTTCCAATCCTCCAGAAACAGATGGTGCCGATGATGTATTTGCAGTAGTAATCTCAACAAATGGCGGTGTAACCTGGACTTCAGCAAATACACTTCGTTTATGGGATAATGCCGGATCACCCTATGTTTATAACGATATAAACTACCTGGGAGAAGAAGTTGTTATTTCATTGGATGGATATACAGGAGTTGTCCAGATCGGTCTTTATGGAGGATCTACAACAGTTGATGCAGATAATGATTTAATGGTTAACAACTTCAGCATTGCTGTTGAAGAACCCACAGTTCCTGAAAACCGCACCGTGGATGGTGTTACCGTTGGCAACGGAGATGATGAGTGTTTTGATGCTACCAATAACATCACGGTCACAAACACTGTGATTGCCGCTGGCGGTATTGCTAACTTCATTGCTGGCGTAAACATTATCTTCGGTGATGGATTTGTAGTAGAATCAGGCGCTTATATGTGGGCACGCATTGACAATGTTTATTGCAACCCACCGGCAATGCTGTTAGCAATTGAGGAAACGATCGAAGCTGTGCTGCCCGAAATTACTGCACCGGATGCATTCTTCAAGGTATTCCCCAACCCCACTACCGGCAATTTCAAACTTGAACTGCTCAGCACCGATGAAGTTGGTATCAATGTTGAAATTTATGGCATGATGGGTGAGAAGGTGTTCCAGGATCGCCTGTTTGGTTCAATGCTGTATGACTTTGATCTTTCGAATATGCCTAAGGGCATCTATTTCATCCGCGTCATTAAAGGCGATGAAATGGGAATAGAGAAAGTGATCAAACAATAATTTTTAAGACCCAACCCCGCCGGTGTGCGCAGCACCCGGCGGTGTTTTCTACACTAGAAACCCCGACGGCTTTTCAGCACCGCCGGGGTTTTTATTTCCGTCCGACCGCTCTAGCGGTCTGACGGATAAAACAAAACAAGCAGATATTTCACCAAAGCGCAGCACCGGCAGCAGGGTAATGAACCAAATAAGAAATTCCACCTAGACGCGTAGCGCCGGCAGCAAAGTAACGAACCAAACAAAGACATCCCACCCAGGCACGTAGCGCCACCAGTATCGTAACGAACCAAGCATAGACATCCCGCCAAGGCGCGTAGCGCCGGTAGTATGGTAACGAACTAAGCAAAGACATCCCTTAAGGCGCGTAGCGCCGGCACTATTGGTAACATACAAATCAAGATATTCTACCAAGGCGCATCGCACCGACAGTAAAGCAAAAAACCTAAATTTGTAGTCCTTTGACTAATCATTTTAAAACGATTAAGCAGCAACATAAAACCATTTTCAATATGGCGAACGTTTACACCCAAATCAACATCCACGCAGTATTTGCTGTGCAAGGCCGTCAAAATCTCCTGACTAAACCTGTCAGAGAGCGATTGTTCCCATACATCTCAGGGATTTTGCGTAACACCGGTGTTTATCCTTTGGCAGTAAATGGCTGGCAAGATCATGTGCATATATTTTTTGAGATGAAGCCAGACATCTCATTATCCAAAACGATGGAACTTGTGAAATCCAACTCATCAAAGTGGCTCAACGATCAGTTATGATCATGGGTAAGTTTTCCTGGCAAAGAGGTTATGGTGGTTTCTCATACTCACGATCCCAGCGTAACAATGTAATCTACTACATTACAACACAGGAAGAACATCATCAAAGAGCTATAAACTCTTTCCGTAATGAGTATATAAGGATTCTTGAGGATTTTGAGATAGCGCATGATCCCAAATATTTATTCGATTTTTATGATTAGAGAGCTGTCAGCGCTATGCTCCTGCTTTCTTTCAGCATCGCAGGATTTACCATAATTCCAGCGCTATGCGCCTATAACAAAGGCATTCCGATAAAGCGCAACGCGCCTGCAGTATAGTATAGAACCAACCGTATATTCTGTTAAAGCGCCTAGCGCCGATAGTAAAGTAACGTACCACACAAAAATATCCCACCCAGGCGCGTAGCGCTGCCAGTATGGTAACATCCAAATCATGACATCCCACCAAGGTGCATAGCGCCGAAAATATAGTATAGAACAAACCTGATATTCCGCTTAGGCGCGTAGCGCCGAAAGCATGGTATCAAACCGAGCAATAATATACCACCAAGGCGTATCTCACCCATGTTATTTTCTTGAATGCTTTTCTTACATTTGCGCCTGTTTCCAATCCATTATCCTCATCCTTAACTCAAATTTTATGAAAATCAATAATTATCATTTCCTGAGTAGAATCATCCGGGGAAAAGCTAGCCTCTTGCTTGCAATGACCCTGTTCGCAATGCTTCAGCTTTCAGCACAGGATTTTGCCATTGAGCTCGGCCGCAGCGGCAGCGTTAAAAACATTAGCAGCGACAATATGCAGCGCTTAAAGATTGCATATTCCTATCCCGGCATAGGTTCATTCAACATAAAGTCAGAAGAGGGAATGTTTAACGAAATTTTTATGCCCGATGCATTTTGGATTGGTGAACTGGGCACTCCAAAATTACCTGCTTCAAAGGATCTAATCGAGATACCCTTTGGTGCCGAAGTTTCAGTCAAAGTGTTGGGATACTCTGTAAACGAATATAAGCTCAGCAATTATGGAATTGAGAACTTACTGATGCCTGTGCAGCCCTCGGTTCGCAAGGATCAAAATGTGGATGAATTACCTTTTGAGTTCAAAACAGAAATTTATGAGAAGGATGCTTTCATAGCCCATGAAATTGCCTCCGTTGAGATATTGGGTGTAATGAGAGGCATGCGTATAGCAAGGCTAACGGTGGCGCCCGTGAGTTATAACCCAGTGAAGGGCATTATCAGGGTTTTCAACGATATTGAAGTTGAAATCAGTTATTCCAATGCAGATTATGAATTGACGGACTACATGAAAGCCTCCACCTTTTCTCCTTACTTTGAGGTGGTGCGCAACAGTTTGCTCAACGACCCCTCAAAAGATTATCCCTCTCATCCCGATCTCACCAAATACCCGGTAAAGTACCTGATTGTATCGCCCCGCATGTTTGAATCCGATTTGCAGCCTTTCATTGAATGGAAAACCATGAAAGGATTTGAGGTCACCGTGGGTTATACCGATGTGATCGGCACTTCATACACGGCTATCCAATCGTGGGTTCATGGCCAGTATAATGCAGGCACGCCTTCCGATCCGGCTCCCAGTTTCCTGCTGATTGTGGGTGATTCGCCGCAAATTCCTGCTATTACTGGTTCTTCATCCGGGAAAATGACAGATTTATATTATGCCAGCGTAGATGGCGATTATTTCCCCGAATTGTATTACGGCAGGTTTTCTGCTACCAACTCTACACAGTTGCAGGCCCAGATTGCAAAGACGATTTATTATGAAAAATACCAGTTTTCAGATCCCGCTTATCTCAATAAAACCACACTGATTGCAGGTGCTGACGCGACCTGGAACCCCAGGGTCGGACAAGCAACCATTAATTATGGAACCAATAATTACTTCAACGCTGTGCATGGTTATACCGACGTTTACACCTATCTGACCTCACCTTACACTGGCTGTTATGACGCCGCCAAAATCGCCGTAGGTTTTATCAATTATACAGCCCATTGCGGCGAAACATCCTGGGGTGATCCTTACCTTTCGCAAAGCAACGTAAATGCATTTACTAACACAGGAAAATACCCGCTTGCAGTTGGAAACTGCTGCCTGGCGGCTGATTTCGGAACCAACGAATGTATTGGCGAAACCTGGCAGCGCGCTGCCAACAAAGGATCGGTGGCGTATATCGGTTCGTCGCCGAGTTCTTACTGGTTCGAAGATTTTTATTGGTCGGTGGGCGCTTTTCCGATCCAAGGAACCAACAACGGCTATGTTCCAACTTTCCAGGAAACCACCTGGGGCGCTTATGATGGCCCTTTTGTGAGCGATTACGTTTCAACCGGAGGGATTGTGATGGTTGGCAACCTGGCCGTCACAGAGGTTCATATTCAGGGCTATCCCAGTCATTCCAGTCCGTTGTACTATTGGCAGGCATACAATGTGCTTGGCGACCCATCGCTGGTGGTATATCATACAGAAGGCAGCACGAATGTGGTGAGCCATATGGCTATTTTGCCAATCGGTCATGATACATACGAAGTTACTGCTTTACCTGGTTCCTATGTTGCCATTTCAAAAGATGGGGTATTGCATGGCGCTGCATTGGTTGGGCCGTCAGGCGTAGTTCTGGTTCCGATCCAGCCGGTTTTAACGAATGGTACAGTGGATATTGTGGTCACAAAACCCCAATACATTCCATACATGCAGCAGGTTCCTGCCGCAGCGCTTGCCGGTGCTTACATCACGCTTAATTCTTATACCATCAACGATGAAGATGGCAATAACAATGGAATGGCTGATTACAATGAGGAATTCAGTTTGAATGTTACGCTCAAAAATGTTGGGACCGATCCGTCGGAGGAAATTCTGGCAACACTTTCCGGTTCTGATCCTTATGTGACTCTTACCAGTAACGCAACACGCAACTTTGGTGAGATCGCCAGCGGAGCAACCAGCACATTAAATGATGCCTATAGTTTTTCTGTCGCTGATAATGCTCCCGACCAGCACATGGCGGAGTTTGAACTCCAGATGACCGATGGTTCAGAAAACTGGACGGTGATGCTGCAAATCACTGTGAATGCACCGGAATTTACTATTGCAGCAAGCATAACCCTTGATGATGCTGCAGGCAACAACAATGGACAGGCTGATCCGGGTGAAACCCTGAATCTAGTTTTCAATGTGAGTAATTCAGGACATAGTCAGGCGCTGAACCTGTTTGCCTTGCTATCATCCGGAAACCCTTACATCACCTTCAATACAAATTCACTGAATATTGCGGCCCTGGATGCCGGGCAAAGTACTAATGTTGAATTTTCTGTGAGTATTGATCCCAATGCTCCTGCTGCATCACAAGTAGCGCTTAACCTTGATGTCAGTGCCGGTTCTCATAGTGCGAATCGTGATTTTTCACTAGTAGTAGGCTTGATCATTGAAGATTTTGAAAGCGGTGATTTCTCGCAATTTAACTGGTCTTCTGGCGGTAATCAGCCCTGGATAATTACTAATGTGAACCCTTACGAAGGAACGTACTCGGCAAAATCGGGTACTATTTCCGATAACCAGTCCTCTCAACTTATCCTTGAGTATGATGTAGCTGCCAGCGATAATATTTCATTTTATCGCAAAATCTCCTCAGAATCTAACTATGATTTCCTGAAATTCTATATCAACAATATGGTTGTTGGGCAATGGTCGGGAGATGTTGCCTGGAGCGAGGTTTCTTATCCCGTAAATGCCGGCACACAAACTTTTAAATGGGAATACATGAAAGATGGCTCAGTTTCAAGTGGGGAAGACTGTGCCTGGATTGACAATATCAAACTTCCACCCTCTTCGGCGGCCTGCCCCTCCCCTTTCAACTTGCATACTACCTTGATTTCAACCAATTCGGCTATGGCCAACTGGTCTTCCGGTGGTGGTGCCGTATCCTGGGATCTGATCTGGGGAACAACAGGATTTGACCCTGAAACCACAGGAATACTGGTAGAAAACCTTACTGCAACCAATTATCAACTTGCGGATTTAGGCCCATTGTCAAGCTACGACTTCTATGTAAGATCAAATTGCGAAGATGAACTTTCCAGTGCCTGGAGCGGGCCTGTCAGTTTTACCACGCTATGTTCCGCATTCAGCCTTCCGTTTGAAGAAACATTCTCAACCACTACAACCGCTTGCTGGTCCTATCCTGAAGGCCAGGGTAACTGGGGTATTGGAAGTTCCTATCCACCGCCATCATCTCAAAGCGGACCTCCCAATGCATTCTTTGGCTGGTCTCCAACACTGACAGATTACTCACATTCACTTACCAGTCCGCTGATTGATGCTACCGGAATGGCTGAAATTAAGTTGAACTTTTTACTGTTACATGATAATTATGGAAGTTCAACCCTTGAAGGTATGGCAGTGGAGTATAAATCGGTGTGCTCAACTGAGTGGATTTTGCTTGAGGAATTCTTAAATACTGGTCTTGGCAATACAACACAGGAATATTCAAGGCTCAACCAGGCGCTTGAAGGAATGGAAGGTAAACAGTTCCAGGTACGGTTCCGTGCTCACGGAACCAATAGTTTCAATATTGATGGCTGGGGGCTTGATGATATTCTCATCCAGGGATCAACGCCAGTTGTTCCTGGAAACCTGAGCATTGAGAACATTATTATTGGAACCGGGGAGGTAGGTTGTTACAATGCCACACAAACCATCACTGTTAATAGTCTTACGGTTCAAAGCGGTGGAAACATTGAACTGATTGCTGGAACAAATATTTTGCTGAACCCTGGAATTGTAGTGGAGGAAGGCGCTTACTTCCGGGCGCATATTGCCAGTGATTACTGCCTGCAAACATCCAGCTTGCTTATTGCAGATGAGGTCGCCGAAACAAAAGATAAAATTGCTGAGGCAGCTGTTCTGAAGTCATTCTTTACGGCTTATCCAAATCCAACCACCGGCTTTATCACATTACAGATTACTGACGCAGCCTTGCCAAAGGAAATTATAATTGAAGCATACAGTATCATGGGAGAAATGCTATATCGCAAGTCATATCCAGGCACAGTGCAATACGATCTTAATCTTTCAGGTTTACCATCCGGTGTATATACTATTCGTTTGATCCGTGGCAGGGAGACAGGTTTTCAGAAAATAATAAAGCAGTGATCTCTGCAAGTTTGGGTTATCACTTAAAACATTTTTACATAAGCTTGCTATTTTTGGCATTTTTAAACAGATCGCTAAACCTTCTGCCGAAATTCATGTTACCTATCCTTAAAAAGCCGATAATACCTTATAGTTAATTCCATCCAATCCTCAACTTCAGAACCTATGAAAATCACTTGTGCCAAAAAAACACTGCGCCGATTATTTTGCGCAGGACTAATGATTTGTATGTTGCTTCCCGGACACCTGAGCGCTCAAATCAACGACTTTTCAGTGCTGAGAGGCGAACGGCCTCCTATTGATTTATTACAAGTTAATTCAGATGCGTATGAACCTGGAATTCTTCTTATTAAGCTTGGTTCGCAATTTACCGATCAGCTTGAACAACAACCCGCGAGGATGCTCGAAGATGGCACCGTCCGTTTTAATATCATAGCGCTGGATGAGCTCAGTAATGCAGCAAAAATCAGAAATATAAAGCAGCACTTCCTTCATCAGGCTTTGAACAATTCGTTTACTCCGAAGCACAAAGCCTGGGGTTTTCATCTGTGGTACCAACTTGAATTTGATTCCGGAACCGATATTATTGCACTTGTAAAAGCTTACCAGAATCTGGAAGAAGTTGAATTAGCCGAACCAGAATACCGCAAAATGCTCATTGGAAATGTTGGTTCAGAAAAACAGGAGATTGGAGCCGGCAGCAGGGACTTCACCGACTGGACACCCAATGATCCACAGTATTCAAACCAATGGCATTATCACAATACCGGCCAGCAAAGCGGAACTCCCGATGCCGACATTGACCTCCCTGAAGCCTGGGAGATTGAGAAAGGCCTGAGTGATGTTATTATTGCAATTGTTGATGGAGGCATACAATATAACCATCCCGATCTTGCTGCTAATATGTGGCAAAATGGTTCAGGGCATTATGGATACAATTTTGTTGCAGGCAGCACCATTATTGAACCTCATGATCACGGGACCCATGTGGCTGGAACCGTAGCAGCCGTAAACAATAACAGTATTGGGGTTGCAGGAGTTGCAGGCGGTTCAGGCAGCGGAGATGGAGTAAGGCTTATGAGTTGCCAGGTCTTTTCATCCTCATCAAGTGGTGGTTTTCACCTCGCACCTGTGTATGCGGCCGACAATGGCGCTTCTATCTCACAAAACAGTTGGGGATACACTTCTGCAGGTTATTATAATCAAAGCACACTTGATGCCATAGACTACTTTAACATTAATGGCGGAGGCAGCGCCATGAACGGCGGCATTACAATTTTTGCAGCAGGAAACAGCAATTCATCTGCCAATTATTACCCCGGATATTACTCAGGTACGCTTGCAGTTGCAGGTATGAACAACCAGGATAAAAAAGGTTGGTATTCAAATTACGGTTCCTGGGTTGATATCAGTGCACCCGGAGGCGAAACAAACACGGTTTCAGCTCGTGGAGTGCTCAGCAGCGTTACTGGTAATGGATATGATTATTATCAGGGAACTTCGATGGCATGTCCGCATGTT from Bacteroidales bacterium includes:
- a CDS encoding fibronectin type III domain-containing protein is translated as MRKITRLLTLLIAVLCTSALVFAQSNTMSTSATKPIVAKETINNLQNASISDLQQNVEKKTSIIPYDPKQHPTPRQGGDDIATAFVISSLPYSATGTTTGYTDNYDAICPYNAPGSPDVVYSYTPASNGFIDISLCNDLTDYDTKLYVYDTQNPITGDEIACNDDACSTLNFPDPYVSQILGVEVFSGVTYYIVVDGYGGDNGNYEITVTQGIEPISLDCPPGTVFSLPPSAGYNSGSTSDVSPGYKVFNFFTGVEDVTSIRWWGVNAFFNGTSWEECSEDPRDFQVEFWNNDAGLPDLAGGSVANYNATLSGTPTANFFNGWEIYEYNLTVNVTLGSGWISIWGNPEGIANCWFMWMNTLETGTVAQQLAIATSTFTPTTQPMSMCLGGTLPACPPPSMLTASNILTTEANIGWTPGGSEVLWNVEVGLTGFTPGTGNEVASEYGTGDNPILVKDLTPGTTYEAYVQADCATREESSWAGPLVFTTLCEFTCPPEAIAESEACGDTINNGCNLVIPTFESVNPGDVICGTVWAEDDLRDTDWFELVLTEPTQVILHAYAETELVFGLLAGIDPTSPDCADVTGISPFDITEICTPVSLDLGVLVSGTHWFFAGLPIFDGYPCNINYWLEFETIEVECPPPTNLVATTLSTTSAELTWTAGGTEAEWEVAVVNANDPEPTSGTVVSSPSYTTTSLTLGSSYDAYVRAICVTRALSFWTKITFAVNYCPAGPTSADDSDLFRVQITGPDVNFDHNVGCTGILGAQDFTGLGAIQLQQGVEYTMTLTMGQCGTGAYTNVGKAWADWDQDVALVEPDERLGVVQGATSPTGVAYNFNFTVPLDAELGMTGLRVMQRETSDPLTVTPCAVYSWGSVHDYLIEVLPPPASPVFSILPTDWDFGDIEVGQQSAPKVFTISNEGPGVLTVSAPTLDNNVDFTLDYEATDYPAELEGTETVTFNVVFHPQSTGPATGEVSISYDDTEAIATVPLSGEGVVRPAGSTCGNPYPVSLPLVAYADNTEAYGNDYLGSWVTPATDYLNGYDFVAQFTLTEAGYLSGSVVGSWTGVIIVQDCPDAITPATRLALGSGSNGGSFTNVILSAGSYFAIVSTWPTPNFTAFTLNLSFEPLPTCPAPTSPLATAITEGSAQLGWTENGSATMWDIEYGVSPYTFTGTPTISGVTNPYTLSGLDPVTTYQFKVRSDCGEEQSDWSATQTFTTLCEVYSLPLLETFDGATFPPQCWSKYSGLLADPATLTTSTLGWISDDWLNIASNPDKAAKINIYGADRYFWLLSPLLDLGDGSSTYELSFDLALMTWNTSNPPETDGADDVFAVVISTNGGVTWTSANTLRLWDNAGSPYVYNDINYLGEEVVISLDGYTGVVQIGLYGGSTTVDADNDLMVNNFSIAVEEPTVPENRTVDGVTVGNGDDECFDATNNITVTNTVIAAGGIANFIAGVNIIFGDGFVVESGAYMWARIDNVYCNPPAMLLAIEETIEAVLPEITAPDAFFKVFPNPTTGNFKLELLSTDEVGINVEIYGMMGEKVFQDRLFGSMLYDFDLSNMPKGIYFIRVIKGDEMGIEKVIKQ
- a CDS encoding T9SS type A sorting domain-containing protein, which produces MKINNYHFLSRIIRGKASLLLAMTLFAMLQLSAQDFAIELGRSGSVKNISSDNMQRLKIAYSYPGIGSFNIKSEEGMFNEIFMPDAFWIGELGTPKLPASKDLIEIPFGAEVSVKVLGYSVNEYKLSNYGIENLLMPVQPSVRKDQNVDELPFEFKTEIYEKDAFIAHEIASVEILGVMRGMRIARLTVAPVSYNPVKGIIRVFNDIEVEISYSNADYELTDYMKASTFSPYFEVVRNSLLNDPSKDYPSHPDLTKYPVKYLIVSPRMFESDLQPFIEWKTMKGFEVTVGYTDVIGTSYTAIQSWVHGQYNAGTPSDPAPSFLLIVGDSPQIPAITGSSSGKMTDLYYASVDGDYFPELYYGRFSATNSTQLQAQIAKTIYYEKYQFSDPAYLNKTTLIAGADATWNPRVGQATINYGTNNYFNAVHGYTDVYTYLTSPYTGCYDAAKIAVGFINYTAHCGETSWGDPYLSQSNVNAFTNTGKYPLAVGNCCLAADFGTNECIGETWQRAANKGSVAYIGSSPSSYWFEDFYWSVGAFPIQGTNNGYVPTFQETTWGAYDGPFVSDYVSTGGIVMVGNLAVTEVHIQGYPSHSSPLYYWQAYNVLGDPSLVVYHTEGSTNVVSHMAILPIGHDTYEVTALPGSYVAISKDGVLHGAALVGPSGVVLVPIQPVLTNGTVDIVVTKPQYIPYMQQVPAAALAGAYITLNSYTINDEDGNNNGMADYNEEFSLNVTLKNVGTDPSEEILATLSGSDPYVTLTSNATRNFGEIASGATSTLNDAYSFSVADNAPDQHMAEFELQMTDGSENWTVMLQITVNAPEFTIAASITLDDAAGNNNGQADPGETLNLVFNVSNSGHSQALNLFALLSSGNPYITFNTNSLNIAALDAGQSTNVEFSVSIDPNAPAASQVALNLDVSAGSHSANRDFSLVVGLIIEDFESGDFSQFNWSSGGNQPWIITNVNPYEGTYSAKSGTISDNQSSQLILEYDVAASDNISFYRKISSESNYDFLKFYINNMVVGQWSGDVAWSEVSYPVNAGTQTFKWEYMKDGSVSSGEDCAWIDNIKLPPSSAACPSPFNLHTTLISTNSAMANWSSGGGAVSWDLIWGTTGFDPETTGILVENLTATNYQLADLGPLSSYDFYVRSNCEDELSSAWSGPVSFTTLCSAFSLPFEETFSTTTTACWSYPEGQGNWGIGSSYPPPSSQSGPPNAFFGWSPTLTDYSHSLTSPLIDATGMAEIKLNFLLLHDNYGSSTLEGMAVEYKSVCSTEWILLEEFLNTGLGNTTQEYSRLNQALEGMEGKQFQVRFRAHGTNSFNIDGWGLDDILIQGSTPVVPGNLSIENIIIGTGEVGCYNATQTITVNSLTVQSGGNIELIAGTNILLNPGIVVEEGAYFRAHIASDYCLQTSSLLIADEVAETKDKIAEAAVLKSFFTAYPNPTTGFITLQITDAALPKEIIIEAYSIMGEMLYRKSYPGTVQYDLNLSGLPSGVYTIRLIRGRETGFQKIIKQ